The Oncorhynchus nerka isolate Pitt River unplaced genomic scaffold, Oner_Uvic_2.0 unplaced_scaffold_2092, whole genome shotgun sequence sequence AATACCCATCCAATCATCTGTGTGTGGTGAAGTTCCTAGGGGAAGGGGCGAGGCAAGGACAGGGCctgtgttctctgggtgttgtcTTCAACGTACTTTAAAGTGTGTGTACCTTCTGGAGCTCCTCAGGGGTGAGCGTGGCGATATTGAGGATCTGCTGGGCCTCCTGTAAGGTCATCCCAGTGAGACTAGAGGCTGCTGCTGACTGCTGTCCGGCACGCCCCCTGGCCTCCGCTGCAGCTTGACTGgctgcagacagagacagaagagaccgGGTTGGTCACCTTCTCAGGTAAGGAACATTTATACAACAGAGTTTGTTTCTCtctcagagacaggtagagagacagaaagacagatttaATTGCCCTAAATGAGACAGGTTTTCACAGTCCATTTGACATTGAAATACCATACAAAAGCATCGTTGAGTTGGAACATACCTGCATATTCTTGGCGCAATGCACGTGCAAACGCCCGTCCTACTACCTGCGCCCCCATGACAATGATCTGCGCAAGATATTTCGCCTACACAAAGACAAGAGAGATTGTTAGTTCCACTTTATGTCAACAGAAAGCAACAGTCTGGTTTGGCTAGTCTCGCGACAGCGACAGATTACAGCTCATAATGAATGAATGGCGACCGCAATGTAAACAAACCCACTTCTCCCCCTCAGAGAGCATTAGACCTGATTAGTTTCAGGAACATTGTGTTGACAGGCAACATTGTGAACCA is a genomic window containing:
- the LOC135567403 gene encoding mitochondrial import inner membrane translocase subunit tim16-like, translated to MAKYLAQIIVMGAQVVGRAFARALRQEYAASQAAAEARGRAGQQSAAASSLTGMTLQEAQQILNIATLTPEELQKNYEHLFKVNDKEVGGSFYLQSKVVRAKERLDEELSIQTQDSQPKPPPEQKQQTPET